GCGGCAACGGGGGCTGGCTGTGGCGAACTGCTGCGGTTTTGCCGCCGCCTGCTTCCCAACCCGACCGAGGGCAATTCACCACCGTTTCGAAAGGGGCCGGACAACGAGCGGGTCGAGGTCAGCCCCGATGCCGATGATCACGTGCTGGCGCATGTGTTCAAGATTACCAACGATCCCTACGCCGGCAAGCTCAGCATTTTTCGCGTCTACCAGGGCAAGATAACCTCGGATACCCAGCTGCTGGTCGGCGACGGCCGCAAGGCGATCAAGGTATCGCATCTCTACCGCATTCACGGCAAGGACCACATCGAGGTCGATCGCGCCGTTCCGGGTGATATCTGCGCGCTGGCCAAGGTCGACGAAGTGCACTACGATGCGATCCTGCACGACTGCCACGAGGAAGACCACCACTACCTCAAACCGGTAGACTTTCCCCAGCCGATGTTCGGTCTTGCCGTCGAAGCGACCACGCGCGGAAACGAGCAGAAACTGGCCACTTCGCTGGCCAAGCTGGCCGAAGAAGACCCGTGTTTCCTGGTCGAACACCATCAGGAACTCAACGAAACCGTGATTCGTGGTCTCGGCGAGATGCATCTGCGGGTCATGCTTGAACGCATGCAACAGCGCTACAACGTGACAGTCAACACACGGACGCCGAGCATTGCCTATCGCGAAACCATCACACGAGCGGCTGAAGGGCACTATCGTCACAAGAAGCAGACCGGCGGTGCCGGGCAGTTTGGTGAAGTCTATCTGCGCGTCAAGCCTTTGGCGCGTGGTGAAGGGTTCCGCTTCCGGTCCGAGGTGGTTGGTGGCGTCATTCCCACCAATCTGATCCCGGCGGTCGAAAAGGGCGTGCGCCAGCTGCTCGACGAAGGGGCCATTGCCGGTTACCCGCTGCAGGACATCGAGGCGGTGGTATATGACGGCAAGCATCACCCGGTCGATTCCAAGGAAGTCGCCTTCGTGATCGCCGGGCGCCGTGCCTTCCACGATGCCATTCTCAACGCCGGCCCGCAGATCCTTGAACCGATTGTCGACCTGGAAGTGACCGTGCCGGATTCGGCCATGGGTGATGTGACCGGTGCGCTCGCATCCAAGCGCGCGCGCATTCAGGGCACCGACAGCCTGAGGGGTGGATTCACCAGTATCTCGGCGGCAGTGCCGTTATCGGTGCTGACCGACTTCCCGACCGAGCTCAAGAGCCTGACGGGTGGTGAAGGACGCTACACAATGGCTTTTTCGCATTACGAGGCGGTACCGGGCAGTATCCAGAAAGAACTGATCGAGGCCCACGAGTCCAGGCGCCAGGAGGGCGCTGACTAACCCGGTTTAGCGCGACTCTGCCCGCGCCAGCAGCTGCCGGTGCAGCTTGTCGACTGCGCTGTCAAGCTGGTCGAGTCCGGCCGAGTTGTCGATGACTTCGTCGGCTGCAGCCAGGCGCTGCTGGCGTGAAGCCTGTGCATCGATCATGGCCTGTGCAGTATCTGGATCAGCCCCGTCACGTGCCATCAGGCGCTCGAGCTGAATGGATTCGGGCACATCGACAACCACAATATGGTCGGCATCGATGAATCCCTCGCTTTCAACCAGCAGCGGCACGACAACGACAACATAGGCCGTGCCCCGCGCCGATTCGATTCGTCGTCGTGTTTGCCTGGCGATTAGCGGATGCAGGATATGCTCGAGCTGACGGCGGTGGTCTGCATTGGCAAACACGTTCTGGCGCATCAGACGCCGGTTCAGGCGACCTTGGCCGTCCAGGATCCTCGGGCCGAAGGTCGCGATCAGCTGCTTCAGCCCCGGGGTGCCTGGCTCGACCACCTCGCGGGAGATTTCATCGGTATCGATGATGGGCACGCCAAGTCTGGCAAAACGGTCCGATACCGCTGTCTTGCCGCTGGCCACGCCGCCGGTCAGGGCAACAACCAGGGGCGGCCTACCGGGCTGGTCAGATGAAGTCGATCCGGAGCTCATATCAATCGCGTCATGAAGACTCAGCCGCATGATACCGGTATGACTTCACTGATGGAGTCGAATACGGTAGGGTTCCGGTATCGGGAGGATGATCAATACGGGAGGATATGAGGGTGACCAGCATTCTCATTGTCGAAGACCATGACCTGGTGCGCACCGGCCTGAAGAACATTCTGGCCGGTGTCGACGGACTGCAGCTTTGCGGCGAGGCGGCCAGCGGCGAAGATGCGATCCGCATGGCCCGTGAGCTGCAGCCGGACATCATTCTGATGGATGTCGGGCTGCCGGGCATGTCCGGCCTTGAAACCATGGAGCGCATTCTCAAGGCGCAGCCGGAGATTCGCGTCATCGTGCTGACGGCGCATAGTCAGCCGCCGCTGCCGGCACGCCTGCTCGACTCGGGCGCTTGCGGCTATCTGACCAAGGCCTGCAACGCCAGCGAGCTGATCGAGGCGGTTCGCCGGGTTGCCAGCGGTGAGCGCTACATCGGCAGCGAAATATCGCAGCAGCTTGCCATTTCCCTGCTGCCGGGAACCCCGCAGTCACCGTTTCAGGAACTGACCAGCCGCGAGCTCGAAACGGCGCTGATGCTGATGCAGGGCATGAAGGCGCAGTCGATTGCCGAAAGGCTGAACGTCAGTCCCAAGACTGTGTCCACCTACAAGTACCGGATCTACGACAAGGTCGGTGTACGCAACGAAGTGGAGCTGCTGCACCAGGGCCTGCGCTACGGCCTGGTGCAGTCCGGGCCGGCCTGAGCGGTCAGTCGTCCTTCTCGATGCGATAGATGCCCCGGCCTTCAGGTACCGCTTCGGTGCGCTCGCGTCGGTCCGGACGGGCGGTCTCGTCCTCAGCAGTTGTGCCGGATTCATCGGATTTGTGATTTCCGGACTTGCCGCGTTCCGAATCGGGAGTCCTTTCGCGCTCGGTGTCCGCTGTTGCAGGTGATGTCGCGCGTTCGGGCGATTTCGCCTTCGCCCCCGCGCGCTGGTCGCCGTTCTGGTCGCCGTCAGCGGCAGAACGACTATCGGTCTCGGCTTTGCCGTCACTGTGCTGTGGCTGCTCGCCTGTTGCATCCGAGGGTTGCGTCGCTGCCTTGTGCGACCGCGGCTTGGACGCTTCATCTGATTCGCCGCTGTGTCGCGTCCGGTCTGCGTCAGGCGCGGCCTGGCTGCTGTCGGACGGTGTCGCGGGTGCGGGTGGACGGTCCGGCTCCGACTGACTTGCCTGCTCGCGGTCGGGTTGCTGGCGGTCATTCTGCGTGGCGGAACCGGAACGCTCGCCGGACTGGCGGCTGCGCCGTTTCTTGCCGCCGCGCCGCCGCTTTTTCTTCTTCTTTTTCTTGGCTTCACCTTCCGGCGGCTTTCCGGTCGGGCTGCCGGCTTTCCGCGCCTGCTCCTTGCCGCTGTCCTGCGTCGGCTTCCGGCCGCCTCGCTTGCCGCGTCCCGGGCTGCGGTTGCCGGTCTCGGCATCGTTGCCATCGGTGCGCTTGCCGTTGCCGCCGCTCGCCTTTTCGGGCCGCTTGCCGCGGTGCTTTCGCTGTCGGGTTGGCGCCTTGTCAGGTGCTTCCGAAGAGCTGCCGGCGAACAGGCGCCGCAGTGTTCCGATCAGCGTGGACCACCAACCGACGTGAGACTGTCTGGCAGAGCGAGGCGCCAGCGCCTGACGCTGAACGGCGTCGACTGCAGCCGGTTCCGGCGCCGGGCCGGGGGCGGCCTGGGTCTGGGCCGGCAGCGATTCCAGCTCGTCGCCGGTTGCCAGCGCATAGCTGGGCTCCTCGACCGATTCGCTGCTGCGCAGGCGCTGGATCTCGAAGCGCGGCGTCTCGAGCCAGCGGTTGGCGACGACCATGATCGGTACCCGGTTGCGCTGCTCGATGTCGGCGGTTGCGGTTCGCTTCTCGTTGAGCAGGAAGTTGGCAACCGAAATCGGGGCCTGCACGATGACGCGCGAGGTCTGCTCCTTCATGGCCTCTTCTTCGGCCAGGCGCAGAATCGAAAGCGCCAGGGATTCAATTGATCGAATCGCGCCGTAGCCATCACAGCGGGGGCAGGTCTTGTAGCTCGATTCGCCAAGCGAGGGCCGCAGGCGCTGCCGGGACATTTCGAGCAGACCAAAGCGCGAGATGCGCCCGATCTGGACGCGTGCCTTGTCCATGCGCATCGCCTCGCGCAGACGGCTTTCGACCTCTCGCTGCGCCTCTTTGCTCATCATGTCGATGAAGTCGATCACGATCAGCCCGCCGAGATCGCGAATGCGCAGCTGGCGGGCGATTTCATCGGCTGCCTCCAGGTTGGTCTGGCGCGCCGTCTCCTCGATGTCTGCACCTTTGGTGGCCCGCGCCGAATTGATATCGATTGACAGCAGGGCCTCGGTGTGGTCGATCACCACAGCACCGCCTGAAGGCAGGCGCACTTCACGCGCGAACGCCGATTCGATCTGGCTTTCGATCTGAAAGCGCGAAAACAGCGGCGTCACATCGTTGTATGCCTTGAGCTTGCGCAGGTTGTGCGGCATCACCTGCTGCATGAATTCACGCGCGTCCTCGAATACGCTCTGGTCATCGATCAGAATCTCGCCAATGTCGTCGCGCAGGTAATCGCGCAGCGCGCGAATGATCAGGTTGCTCTCCTGATAGATCAGAAACGGCGCCTTGCGCTGCGTTGCGGCCTTCTGAATGGCATCCCAAAGCTGCATCAGGTAATCGAGGTCCCACTGCAGCTCCTCGCGGTCGCGACCGACTCCGGCAGTGCGGATAATGGCGCCCATGCCGGCCGGTATCTCAATGTCCTTGAGCGTGTCAAGCAGCTGTTTGCGCTCGTCGCGTGTGATCTGGCGGGATACGCCACCGGCGCGCGGGTTGTTCGGCATCAGCACAAGATAGCGACCGGCCAGGCTGATGAAAGTGGTCAGTGCCGCCCCCTTGGTGCCGCGCTCCTCCTTGTCGACCTGGACGATAATGTCCTGACCGGCCTGGACGGCGTCCTTGATATCCAGGCGTTCGCCGGCGTCCAGGGCTTCGAGCGCCTTGGCGCTGAAGTACTCCCGGCTGATTTCCTTGAGCGACAGGAATCCGTGGCGTTCCGAACCAAACTCCACGAAACAGGCGTCAAGACTGGGCTCGACGCGTGTGATACGGCCTTTGTAGATGTTGGACTTCTTTTGCTCCTGGGCGGGAACCTCGATATCGAGATCAAGCAGGGTCTGGC
This DNA window, taken from Pseudomonadota bacterium, encodes the following:
- a CDS encoding Rne/Rng family ribonuclease encodes the protein MLINATQPEELRVAIADGQTLLDLDIEVPAQEQKKSNIYKGRITRVEPSLDACFVEFGSERHGFLSLKEISREYFSAKALEALDAGERLDIKDAVQAGQDIIVQVDKEERGTKGAALTTFISLAGRYLVLMPNNPRAGGVSRQITRDERKQLLDTLKDIEIPAGMGAIIRTAGVGRDREELQWDLDYLMQLWDAIQKAATQRKAPFLIYQESNLIIRALRDYLRDDIGEILIDDQSVFEDAREFMQQVMPHNLRKLKAYNDVTPLFSRFQIESQIESAFAREVRLPSGGAVVIDHTEALLSIDINSARATKGADIEETARQTNLEAADEIARQLRIRDLGGLIVIDFIDMMSKEAQREVESRLREAMRMDKARVQIGRISRFGLLEMSRQRLRPSLGESSYKTCPRCDGYGAIRSIESLALSILRLAEEEAMKEQTSRVIVQAPISVANFLLNEKRTATADIEQRNRVPIMVVANRWLETPRFEIQRLRSSESVEEPSYALATGDELESLPAQTQAAPGPAPEPAAVDAVQRQALAPRSARQSHVGWWSTLIGTLRRLFAGSSSEAPDKAPTRQRKHRGKRPEKASGGNGKRTDGNDAETGNRSPGRGKRGGRKPTQDSGKEQARKAGSPTGKPPEGEAKKKKKKKRRRGGKKRRSRQSGERSGSATQNDRQQPDREQASQSEPDRPPAPATPSDSSQAAPDADRTRHSGESDEASKPRSHKAATQPSDATGEQPQHSDGKAETDSRSAADGDQNGDQRAGAKAKSPERATSPATADTERERTPDSERGKSGNHKSDESGTTAEDETARPDRRERTEAVPEGRGIYRIEKDD
- a CDS encoding elongation factor G; translation: MADYQTGDIRNLALLGHAGSGKTTLLDMLLVKAGVLGEPGSVERGSTVGDFDPQEKEYQHSLNSAIASIDVDGVHINVIDTPGDPDFRGQALAAMSAVETAAIVINASNGIEMSTRRLMRRARQRKLCRIIVINRMDAEGVDLEQLVRDIREEFGSGCLPVNLPCDNYATVRDCFFKSDGETDIFSVADAHTEILDQVVEVDETLMAQYLEGADIDSDALHEAFEKALRQGHLVPICFTSAATGAGCGELLRFCRRLLPNPTEGNSPPFRKGPDNERVEVSPDADDHVLAHVFKITNDPYAGKLSIFRVYQGKITSDTQLLVGDGRKAIKVSHLYRIHGKDHIEVDRAVPGDICALAKVDEVHYDAILHDCHEEDHHYLKPVDFPQPMFGLAVEATTRGNEQKLATSLAKLAEEDPCFLVEHHQELNETVIRGLGEMHLRVMLERMQQRYNVTVNTRTPSIAYRETITRAAEGHYRHKKQTGGAGQFGEVYLRVKPLARGEGFRFRSEVVGGVIPTNLIPAVEKGVRQLLDEGAIAGYPLQDIEAVVYDGKHHPVDSKEVAFVIAGRRAFHDAILNAGPQILEPIVDLEVTVPDSAMGDVTGALASKRARIQGTDSLRGGFTSISAAVPLSVLTDFPTELKSLTGGEGRYTMAFSHYEAVPGSIQKELIEAHESRRQEGAD
- a CDS encoding dephospho-CoA kinase codes for the protein MSSGSTSSDQPGRPPLVVALTGGVASGKTAVSDRFARLGVPIIDTDEISREVVEPGTPGLKQLIATFGPRILDGQGRLNRRLMRQNVFANADHRRQLEHILHPLIARQTRRRIESARGTAYVVVVVPLLVESEGFIDADHIVVVDVPESIQLERLMARDGADPDTAQAMIDAQASRQQRLAAADEVIDNSAGLDQLDSAVDKLHRQLLARAESR
- a CDS encoding response regulator, with amino-acid sequence MTSILIVEDHDLVRTGLKNILAGVDGLQLCGEAASGEDAIRMARELQPDIILMDVGLPGMSGLETMERILKAQPEIRVIVLTAHSQPPLPARLLDSGACGYLTKACNASELIEAVRRVASGERYIGSEISQQLAISLLPGTPQSPFQELTSRELETALMLMQGMKAQSIAERLNVSPKTVSTYKYRIYDKVGVRNEVELLHQGLRYGLVQSGPA